Proteins encoded together in one Juglans regia cultivar Chandler chromosome 9, Walnut 2.0, whole genome shotgun sequence window:
- the LOC108992754 gene encoding cytochrome c oxidase copper chaperone 1-like produces MGLVKMGELPTVNSSSAIGFTASQQNQGSAITTTPESKPKKKICCACPDTKKLRDECIVEHGEEACAKWIEAHRKCLRAEGFNI; encoded by the coding sequence ATGGGTCTAGTGAAGATGGGTGAGCTGCCCACAGTTAATTCTTCCTCTGCCATAGGTTTCACAGCTTCACAGCAGAACCAGGGCTCAGCTATTACAACTACTCCAGAATCcaagccaaagaaaaagatttgcTGTGCTTGCCCTGACACTAAGAAGCTGAGAGATGAATGCATTGTGGAGCACGGTGAGGAAGCTTGTGCAAAATGGATTGAGGCTCACCGTAAGTGTCTTCGTGCAGAGGGATttaatatttga